In a genomic window of Schistocerca gregaria isolate iqSchGreg1 chromosome 5, iqSchGreg1.2, whole genome shotgun sequence:
- the LOC126271905 gene encoding cytochrome P450 6k1-like, with product MALYFDSWATEMLAVLSTLFMIIYVTFKINYTYWKKKGLPYLEPFFPLGNGWNAILMRKCPGEDMKDVYFETEGKAVVGIYSLNNPLLVVRDPELIKMIMVRDFNYFPDRGIYVDEETDHLSAHLFFLGGTKWKGLRQQLTPTFTSGKMRAMFGIVRDCARIMVDVIPSGRDVEVRELIARYSTDVIASCAFGIDVDSQHNPEAEFRQWGRRFFQTSLRSYLTLSLGFSNPKLRTLLPLPFTPKDIADYFTRVVDDTVKHREKTGIIRKDFMQLMIQLKNNGYVDDSFSITGKKGAEHGNKTLTTKEMAAQAWVFFLAGFETSSTTVSFCLYELSRHPDIQKKLQEEVDDVMRKTNGDVTYDDIMTKMPYMEKVVNETLRMYPPATVLNREVAQDYKLPGYDCVLEKGTKVIIPVMGLHYDRKYFRNPEEFDPEHFSEEQKASRHPYSYLPFGEGPRICIGMRFGLMQVKTAIAHLLSKFDILPVGDKQSKLRMAPNTVVLTPIGGIHLRLERRQVPAC from the exons ATGGCCCTCTACTTCGATTCATGGGCGACTGAGATGTTGGCCGTCCTGTCAACGCTTTTCATGATAATATATGTAACATTTAAAATCAATTACACGTACTGGAAGAAGAAAGGTCTGCCATATTTGGAGCCGTTTTTCCCGCTGGGAAATGGCTGGAACGCAATACTAATGAGGAAATGCCCAGGCGAGGATATGAAAGACGTGTATTTTGAAACAGAAGGCAAAGCAGTCGTCGGTATTTACTCATTAAATAATCCTCTTCTCGTTGTGCGGGATCCAGAACTGATCAAAATGATCATGGTGAGGGATTTCAACTACTTTCCTGACCGGGGCATCTACGTAGACGAGGAGACAGATCACCTGTCGGCGCACCTCTTCTTCCTGGGAGGAACCAAGTGGAAGGGTCTGCGCCAGCAGCTGACGCCCACGTTCACGTCGGGAAAAATGCGCGCCATGTTCGGCATAGTGCGCGACTGTGCTCGTATTATGGTGGACGTCATACCCTCGGGCAGAGATGTGGAAGTCCGGGAGCTGATCGCCCGCTACTCTACTGACGTCATCGCTTCCTGCGCCTTTGGCATCGACGTCGACAGTCAGCACAACCCCGAGGCGGAGTTCCGGCAGTGGGGGCGGCGCTTCTTCCAGACATCCCTGCGCTCTTACCTGACTCTGTCTCTGGGATTCTCTAATCCCAAGCTGCGCACCCTGCTGCCTTTACCCTTCACACCGAAGGATATCGCAGATTACTTCACGCGCGTTGTTGATGATACTGTCAAACACCGAGAGAAGACAGGCATCATCAGGAAGGACTTCATGCAGTTGATGATTCAGTTGAAGAACAATGGATATGTTGATGACAGCTTCTCAATCACTGGGAAGAAGGGTGCTGAAC ATGGAAATAAGACTCTGACGACCAAGGAGATGGCAGCACAGGCGTGGGTGTTCTTCCTCGCTGGGTTCGAGACCTCTTCGACCACCGTAAGCTTCTGCCTGTACGAGCTCTCTAGACATCCGGATATccagaagaaactgcaagaagaagTTGATGACGTAATGAGAAAGACCAACGGTGATGTGACGTATGATGATATAATGACCAAGATGCCATACATGGAAAAGGTGGTAAACG aaactcttcgTATGTATCCACCCGCTACAGTTCTGAATCGCGAGGTGGCGCAAGATTATAAGCTGCCAGGATATGACTGTGTCTTGGAAAAAGGAACTAAGGTGATTATTCCAGTCATGGGACTGCATTATGACAGGAAGTACTTTCGAAACCCCGAGGAATTCGACCCGGAGCACTTTTCCGAGGAGCAGAAGGCATCCAGGCATCCCTACAGCTATCTGCCTTTTGGCGAAGGGCCACGCATATGCATCG GCATGCGTTTCGGGTTGATGCAGGTGAAGACGGCGATAGCACATCTGCTGTCAAAATTTGATATTCTGCCCGTCGGAGACAAGCAGTCGAAGCTACGCATGGCTCCAAACACCGTAGTGCTGACACCAAT